A part of Falco cherrug isolate bFalChe1 chromosome 16, bFalChe1.pri, whole genome shotgun sequence genomic DNA contains:
- the LOC129737492 gene encoding myb-related transcription factor, partner of profilin-like: MAAGGGARRGLLKRKPNFTLQEIDILMSEVLKYEQLLFGAAASTVNAYEKQKIWWRITNKINAAGRNQRDIGEVKNRWRGLRRRANDKITRHRQERQGPAARPARPGNGSGNGPGPPELGPGPAPGWGARGAAGTGPPLLSVEVVAPHGGCGGRHRGTGQGVKEEAVKEEPVEVKTEPFHSPAADSIPGRGAERRLPRTSVRPPSELCEGWSRSPPRPAPPELSLGDLGGQQEPLGSDFPSILFEQEAENLNNCGTGEPGPPGTAGLSDGAPDCAQLTPAEKRIVQSNERLVQEMQAFRREYAESRRETTSVLRVIAQALGGLSRSLAEIRDLYLREQAAPKP; encoded by the exons atggcggcgggcggcggggcgcggcgggggctgctGAAGCGGAAGCCGAACTTCACGCTGCAGGAGATCGACATCCTGATGAGCGAGGTGCTCAAGTACGAGCAGCTGCTCTTCGGCGCCGCCGCCAGCACCGTCAACGCCTACGAGAAGCAGAAGATCTGGTGGCGCATCACCAACAAGATCAACGCCGCCGGCCGCAACCAGCGCGACATCGGCGAGGTGAAGAACCGCTGGCGGGGGCTGCGCCGCCGCGCCAACGACAAGATCACCCGGCACCggcaggagcggcagggaccggccgcccggcccgcccggcccggcaACGGCAGCGGCAacgggcccggcccgcccgaGCTcggccccgggcccgcccccgGCTGGGGAGCGCGGGGCGCCGCCGGCACCGGCCCGCCGCTGCTCAGCGTCGAGGTGGTGGCGCCGCACGGTGGGTGCGGGGGGAGGCACCGGGGCaccgggcagg GCGTCAAGGAGGAGGCGGTGAAGGAGGAGCCGGTGGAGGTGAAGACTGAGCCTTTCCACAGCCCGGCTGCCGACAGCATCCCCGGCCGTGGTGCTGAGCGCCGGCTGCCCCGCACCAGCGTCCGCCCGCCCAGCGAGCTGTGCGAGGGCTGgagccgcagccccccgcgccccgcgccccccgaaCTCTCCCTCGGCGACTtgggtgggcagcaggagccgTTGGGCTCCGACTTCCCGAGCATCCTCTTCGAGCAAGAGGCCGAGAATCTCAATAACTGCGGTACGGGCGAACCGGGCCCCCCCGGTACGGCGGGGCTGTCGGACGGGGCACCTGACTGCGCCCAGCTCACACCGGCCGAAAAACGCATCGTCCAGTCCAACGAGCGGCTGGTGCAGGAGATGCAAGCTTTCCGACGGGAATACGCCGAGAGCCGCCGGGAGACCACCTCCGTCCTGCGCGTCATCGCCCAGGCACTGGGCGGCCTCAGCCGCAGCCTGGCCGAAATCCGTGACCTCTACCTCCGGGAGCAGGCGGCCCCCAAACCCTGA